From the genome of Oscillatoria sp. FACHB-1406, one region includes:
- a CDS encoding PatA/PatG family cyanobactin maturation protease, which produces MLNRFRPKVRNFEKIKFSFIENKKDHIVSPSQKRQPASVAASAIEPSANSITLSGTPMPETTSQVAEPANGMVYAIGTLGYDFGTEARRDTFKQLMPPYTIQGSQIPANPYDARQMVDYLAENLSEMKSLIWTLNLESPVYAIEPTGSLSGNVYAILQDLLAGQVEAEDSAAYIERVNIPGLITGRTVRLFSGQVVPVIELPSPRVMYGWHVNTLVDAALEAVGAKQDADEKQMRRTLSSFLNRIYYDLRNLGQTSQDRALNFAATNAFQAAQTFSEAVGAGMELGSINVSKSPFCRLDNDCWDVQLKFFDPEDYRRAKNFRFTIDVSDLMPVTLGEVRSWSSSD; this is translated from the coding sequence ATTTTAAATAGGTTTCGACCGAAAGTTCGGAACTTCGAGAAAATAAAATTTTCTTTCATTGAGAATAAAAAAGACCATATCGTTTCTCCCTCACAGAAACGCCAACCCGCCTCGGTTGCCGCCAGTGCGATCGAACCCTCCGCCAACTCTATCACTTTATCAGGAACCCCTATGCCCGAAACCACCAGCCAAGTTGCCGAACCTGCTAATGGTATGGTTTATGCGATCGGTACTCTCGGTTACGACTTCGGCACTGAAGCCCGCCGCGACACCTTCAAACAGTTGATGCCCCCCTACACCATTCAAGGCAGTCAGATTCCTGCCAACCCTTACGACGCGCGGCAAATGGTGGATTACCTGGCTGAGAACCTGTCGGAAATGAAGTCGCTGATTTGGACGCTGAACCTGGAATCTCCAGTTTACGCGATCGAACCTACGGGTTCCTTATCCGGCAATGTCTACGCCATCCTGCAAGACCTCCTCGCCGGTCAAGTCGAAGCCGAAGACAGTGCAGCTTACATCGAGCGAGTCAACATTCCCGGTCTAATTACGGGTCGCACCGTGCGCCTGTTCTCCGGTCAAGTCGTCCCCGTCATCGAACTCCCAAGCCCTCGCGTGATGTACGGCTGGCACGTCAACACCCTAGTAGATGCCGCCCTAGAAGCGGTTGGAGCAAAACAGGATGCTGATGAAAAGCAAATGCGCCGCACCCTCAGCAGCTTCCTGAATCGAATCTACTACGATCTCCGCAACCTGGGGCAAACCTCCCAAGACCGCGCCCTCAACTTCGCTGCAACCAATGCTTTCCAAGCGGCGCAAACCTTCTCAGAAGCCGTCGGGGCGGGGATGGAACTCGGTAGCATTAATGTGTCCAAGAGTCCCTTCTGTCGGCTGGATAACGATTGTTGGGACGTGCAACTGAAATTCTTCGATCCGGAAGACTACCGTCGCGCCAAGAACTTCCGGTTTACCATAGATGTGAGCGATCTCATGCCCGTTACTCTGGGCGAGGTGCGTTCTTGGTCGTCGTCTGATTAA
- a CDS encoding Uma2 family endonuclease, whose protein sequence is MIQTRPKKLTFEEYLEYEDETDNRYELIDGELIALPPESGLNDFIARFLLFLFASQNLVPLKLLAIHTCEIQVPILQPGDAANRYPDLVVLHEEHWQLTQKRLTITLEMPPPQLVVEIVSPGRIGKERDYLRKRAQYAAVSIPEYWIIDPQKQTVSVLLLEGNSGQYCDRVFRGQDSLVSPTFPTLQLTVEQLFASID, encoded by the coding sequence ATGATTCAAACGCGCCCTAAAAAACTGACCTTTGAGGAATACCTCGAGTATGAAGATGAAACCGATAACCGCTACGAACTCATCGATGGAGAATTAATTGCCTTGCCCCCAGAATCAGGATTGAATGATTTTATCGCTCGCTTCTTACTCTTCCTTTTTGCCAGTCAAAATCTCGTCCCCCTGAAACTGCTTGCTATCCACACCTGCGAAATTCAAGTCCCCATTCTGCAACCCGGAGATGCTGCCAATCGTTACCCCGATTTAGTGGTATTGCACGAAGAACATTGGCAGTTAACCCAAAAACGACTCACGATTACCTTGGAAATGCCGCCACCGCAATTGGTGGTGGAAATTGTCAGTCCCGGACGCATCGGGAAAGAACGAGACTACCTTCGCAAGCGAGCGCAATATGCCGCAGTTTCTATTCCTGAGTATTGGATTATCGATCCTCAAAAACAAACTGTTTCGGTGTTATTATTAGAAGGAAATTCTGGGCAATATTGCGATCGCGTTTTTCGAGGACAAGACTCTCTTGTTTCTCCTACCTTTCCAACTTTACAGTTAACAGTAGAACAGCTTTTTGCATCAATCGACTAA